A window of the Gossypium hirsutum isolate 1008001.06 unplaced genomic scaffold, Gossypium_hirsutum_v2.1 scaffold_34, whole genome shotgun sequence genome harbors these coding sequences:
- the LOC107923639 gene encoding serpin-ZX, whose amino-acid sequence MEVPIEAESSRFNTYFCLLLANNILQEKRVENGSNTVISPFSFHLLLSLIAVGSKGRTLEQLFHCLGSKSLEDINSLASQMIDLASPFNESNGVSIGEPDLSFVNAAWVAQSLKLKPSFQEIVEGVYHAIAKEVDFANKAEQVVAEVNAWAETATRGLIRNLLTAEALKVINEYTALILANALYFKGTWAQLFDTSKTKQRVFHLLDGEKVHVPFMTSNRFERYLYNKFEDFKILKLPYKTSQPTRKFAMHFFLPDAKDGLKNLLQVFKSNPEYFNKRFDLVNRKISDFWVPRFKFEFEFEASEAMIKMGLDLPFNRRKAEITEMVDSVTEPLFVRKMFHKCFIEVNEEGTEAAASTAVIIEQQQQSVYPNPSFVADHPFMFMIKEEISGVVFFVGAVLNPSLDS is encoded by the exons ATGGAGGTTCCAATAGAGGCAGAAAGCAGTAGGTTCAACACCTATTTCTGTCTGCTGTTGGCTAATAACATTCTTCAAGAAAAGCGTGTTGAAAATGGATCAAACACAGTGATCTCACCATTTTCATTCCATCTTTTGTTGAGCTTGATTGCAGTTGGATCGAAGGGACGTACTTTGGAGCAGCTATTCCACTGTTTAGGATCCAAAAGCCTGGAAGATATCAATTCACTAGCTTCTCAAATGATTGATCTGGCATCACCATTCAATGAAAGCAATGGGGTTTCCATTGGTGAACCAGACTTGTCCTTTGTTAATGCGGCTTGGGTTGCTCAAAGCTTAAAGCTGAAACCTTCTTTCCAAGAGATTGTAGAAGGTGTCTACCATGCCATTGCCAAAGAAGTTGACTTTGCCAATAAA GCTGAACAGGTTGTAGCTGAAGTAAATGCGTGGGCCGAGACTGCAACAAGAGGGCTCATCAGGAACCTTCTCACAGCTGAGGCCTTGAAGGTTATAAATGAATATACAGCTTTGATACTTGCAAATGCACTTTACTTCAAAGGAACATGGGCTCAACTATTTGATACATCAAAAACTAAACAAAGGGTCTTTCACCTCTTAGATGGTGAAAAAGTTCATGTTCCTTTCATGACTAGCAATAGATTTGAGCGTTATCTTTACAACAAGTTTGAGGATTTTAAAATCCTCAAACTCCCTTACAAAACTAGTCAACCCACTAGAAAATTCGCCATGCATTTCTTTCTACCAGATGCAAAAGATGGCTTGAAGAACTTGCTACAAGTGTTCAAGTCCAACCCTGAATACTTCAACAAGCGATTCGATCTCGTCAACCGGAAAATTTCCGACTTCTGGGTTCCGAGATTCAAGTTCGAGTTCGAGTTTGAAGCATCGGAGGCGATGATCAAAATGGGACTAGACCTACCTTTTAATAGAAGAAAAGCAGAGATTACTGAAATGGTAGATTCGGTTACTGAACCTCTATTTGTGAGGAAGATGTTTCACAAATGTTTCATTGAAGTGAACGAGGAAGGAACCGAAGCTGCTGCTAGCACTGCAGTTATAATCGAACAGCAGCAGCAGTCGGTGTATCCAAATCCAAGCTTTGTAGCGGATCATCCTTTCATGTTCATGATCAAGGAAGAGATATCTGGAGTTGTGTTCTTTGTTGGAGCAGTGCTCAATCCCTCGTTGGACTCCTAA
- the LOC107924776 gene encoding rhodanese-like domain-containing protein 9, chloroplastic isoform X1, whose amino-acid sequence MKRWTSAANKLEQAGFQNIACITSGLQTVKPGTFDSVGTTKLQDAGKAGLVTIQGKNSAVLGTAQICAYLFITLFPDQAEKLLQMSLAR is encoded by the exons ATGAAAAGATGGACTTCTGCAGCCAATAAATTGGAGCAAGCTGGTTTTCAGAATATAGCATGTATAACATCAGGGCTTCAAACTGTAAAACCAG GTACGTTTGATTCTGTAGGTACAACTAAGTTGCAAGATGCTGGCAAAGCTGGTTTGGTCACAATTCAAGGCAAGAATTCAGCTGTGCTTGGAACTGCACAGATTT GTGCATATCTGTTTATAACTTTGTTCCCAGATCAAGCGGAGAAGCTGCTTCAGATGAGTCTTGCAAGGTAG
- the LOC107924776 gene encoding rhodanese-like domain-containing protein 9, chloroplastic isoform X2 produces MKRWTSAANKLEQAGFQNIACITSGLQTVKPGTFDSVGTTKLQDAGKAGLVTIQGAYLFITLFPDQAEKLLQMSLAR; encoded by the exons ATGAAAAGATGGACTTCTGCAGCCAATAAATTGGAGCAAGCTGGTTTTCAGAATATAGCATGTATAACATCAGGGCTTCAAACTGTAAAACCAG GTACGTTTGATTCTGTAGGTACAACTAAGTTGCAAGATGCTGGCAAAGCTGGTTTGGTCACAATTCAAG GTGCATATCTGTTTATAACTTTGTTCCCAGATCAAGCGGAGAAGCTGCTTCAGATGAGTCTTGCAAGGTAG
- the LOC107941942 gene encoding uncharacterized protein, producing the protein MEMENENERHHKSVQQIQHPFHEEHPLVLVAEQSNEGLKAYCDGCGELLSTPCFTCIHCNYHLHKQSAEAPFYLHNHPFHPQHLDLGFFLRQRPSSSDHKVLQGKIARFVSKK; encoded by the exons ATGGAGATGGAGAATGAGAATGAGAGACACCACAAGTCGGTGCAACAAATTCAGCATCCTTTCCATGAGGAACATCCCTTGGTGTTAGTGGCAGAGCAAAGTAATGAAGGTCTCAAAGCTTACTGCGATGGATGTGGGGAGCTGCTTTCAACTCCATGCTTCACTTGTATTCATTGCAATTATCACCTTCACAAGCAATCTGCAGAGGCACCCTTTTACCTTCATAATCACCCTTTCCATCCCCAACACTTAGACTTAGGTTTTTTTCTTCGACAAAGGCCAAGTTCTAGTGATCACAAG GTCTTACAAGGCAAGATTGCAAGATTTGTTTCAAAAAAGTGA